The DNA segment GCAATCGTTGTAggttcatgaatattcatatgGTGCTTTTCTTTAGCGCCAATTGGAAAAAAACGtatctttaaataaagtttgcaTTATTAAACATATTCCTCAGAAATCAGTTATCATAAAACCATACAAGTTATGATAAACCTTGATAAAACACAGTTCTGttatcataaaacataaaagaatgCACTATGTAAACTGGAGTAAAATTATGAGACAGTTCTAAGcactgtacatgtactatagTAAAGTTGTAAGTCTGTTCTGTCACAAAACTTGTAAGCGATGGTCCATGCAGTTATATTCACGTCTGGAAATGTCCCTGGCTGTTTATCCAAAAGATAtagtctggttttttttctgtttcccatcgttttttttagaaatgcaTTTAAGAGTGAATCGTTAACTgggtaaagaccagtggcaaatatctcTGTGTACGTTCTGTCGATTTGGGaagatattttctaattcatttgaaaatatctataTGTGTTTGCAATGTTCAATGCTTGGACTTTGAAAAGGCGCAAataaagctaactaaatattattttgttaaaagaggtaatacaacaaatttaatttttgaaacaattaaataattttgtaaacatcgcGTGTGAGGGTTTACACGGAGTtaaaagaaaagacaacagggcaaatctgataaaaaaaaaatcccgaaaaTTAAACTTAAGAACAGTAATTGAAACCCCCTCCTCAAACAAATGTACCTCATGACCTGTATTATGCTGAGGTAcaatttttttggtgaaaaaaatatagaatgcTGGAAGTGTTTCGATGTGCTATTGGAAaatcctttgaaaaaaatgggtaGTGTTCACCTGGCCACGGCTTAGGTAGCACTTCACAGAAAATATAGTTGCAATTGAGCCACAAAATGTTGAATGACCTTCCAGCCCTGGCCTTCTAATACGTTAGGCCAACTGTTAGTGTCATACATGCAAAACTACAGACCTATCTACGGAGTGCTACCATACTAACATGCTACCGATACTAGTATGCTGAAGaagtaatgaaattaatagaaccAGAGCCGGATTTAGTGGGGAATGGCGTTGATAGGAGTTTTTAATAGtcttgatttgattgattgatatacATGGAAGTTTTACACTGACACAATGACTGGCTATACAACACATAGAAGTTTTTGACGACATTGACTGCCTAAACAGCCCTTTGAGTCTCAGTCGGCTATAAAGGGGGAATGACACGGTGTCCGCcccttttgttgaaaaataaatattgattatgTAGGGAATCACTTGAGAATGATTGGAGCTGGTCCTCTCATGACATTATCAGTTAGTCTCCCCTCtccttatatataaaaaaaatctggatcTCCCACTGAGAACaagtttaataaattaaaaaaaagaatgtgtcacTAGTATACACGGATGCCcaatccgcactatcattttctatgtttaacaGACCAGGGACTAGAAAGTCCCTGAGTGGACTGACGGAATGAGGTaattctaatttggcattaaatttagaaagatcatatcattgtgaacatgtgtactaagtttaaaattgattgaatatcaacttcatcaaacactacctcgaccaaaaacttcaacctgacgtgggacagacggacgaacgaacaaacgaacagacagacaagAAACAATGCTGAGAATGGAACATcctaagtatatatttttaatctttattgcaaaattacacccataagggtcaagcaatataaacaaacatttgtaaatacaatgtaatataagGTAATCTTATACACTCCCAGTCctgaaacacaaacaaaattaaaagtcatcTGATTGCAATCTTATAACTGTTAATACTGATGAAGTCGCTTTATCATTGATTTATAAGATACAAGTTGTGACCTtcgaaattgttttatattattttatttgtatattttcctaTAGACTTTTAAGGTACCTCcgttgtctttaaaaaaaatcccttccATAATATCCAAAACTTCAtcgttgatttgaaaaaaaaaatgattttagattttcgattatcaattgaaatgaaCCTACTAGAGCCTCAACTTCCAAGCGCACGATAATGTCAATCATTACACATCACTTTAACCCTGAATTGACATTCCACAATCGGTCAGTATATAACATCACCTGTGTTTATAGTTACAGGGTATTTCCCGCCGTTGGAAAATCCCGTGCAGTCGACACAATTGATTTTTAACATTCTCTATCATGAGCGAGGTCAAGTTTTAGATCAAgttaattacatatatttttaacgttaattatttaattattaaaaaaaaaacgtatcatcatttcttttcttttctttttttttgctagTATAGTAAATAAATCTCAGTCCCGGAATGTAGATACACTTAAAATAAGACCTGGAAGTGTCTTCTTATAAAAGGAGAAACTGTCtttcacattaaaatttaaaagaatattatcGCTCaggcatattttaaattttgtaataagatgattgattgttggttgtttaacttccagtggcaaatattccataaaTGTCAGGACGAACTTAGTTTTAAGATCGAACtctcaaaaaataattgaaaaacagTAATGATGACAGAAGAACTTTAATACGTGTGAAATAACCATCcaatcttttaaatataacttatttatatttcaaaaagtaacAGATTAGTTTACAAGACGTGCATTGACGTACTTTCATATCTTTAAAATGGAACTTCTTTGTCTAAAAGACAACCCACGAGTTGTCGAAATCCAGTTGCATGCATACTATATACTTACATATGCACATTATGCATCGACGATCGTTGTATTACGTTACATACTGCTATACCAATTGACCCCTGATATCAACTAAGGTTAGAACTTCCTATAGGccgttcattttatttttgttccaaTAAACGGTTCTTGAATCAATTataatttctgaagtatttaCGATGAAAGCATTATTCTCAAATCGTCTTACacaatgataaaattgtatttataccacaattgaaaagtaatttaataaaacaaatgacagaTGAACTGATTAATTATAAAGATGAATGTATGTCCATATGctcatatatatacacattcgGACTAAAATTCGCAACTTGTCATTATCTCATCGTAGCATATTGTTAATGTTGCTAatatatgccttcaaccccaagaggtataaatgtgcatttcattcTGAAAGATTAATGGATCAGCAGGTGATCAAGATCGTTTTAAAAATTCCTATTTGCCAATGAAGTTTAAATGATCTTCTGCCTCAGACatacacatgtatttttcaatcataaaagtaaacctttaaCCCCGAGAAATATATAATCTGTTTCTCTCTAAATTTACAGAAACATTATgtgataaatttttgaaaattccgtATATCTCAATCGATTAATGATAGTTCTGTAAACTTCTACATATATTACAATCTGTACCTCAATACAACCGTCCCTCACACTTAACGGATAATACAACGATCAATTAATGATTGAACGTCGCTCACGCATAACGGATTATACAACCGACCTTTTAATAACCGTCGCTCACGCATCACTGGTTCTATCAATGACTCAATACACACCCGTTTTATCGGACAAACGGATAATTCCCTGAGACACGGAAAATCTCCGGAGAACCgcaaaatattctgtaaaacgGAAAATCTACGATGAACCTCTATTTATTATCCGTTCCGCGGAGATTGGCCAAAAAACAccgaatattttacaaaaatcgcGGTGATTTTCCAAATAGGTCTGCCAGTGTAACATATATGTCAATTTGCAAACAAGCAATCTTAAACCCTGTTCACAAATATACTAAATCTGATGtacaatatttatcaatttctCATCTAAATGGTACcctgtttgtgtccacatgctTTGGTTCATCTAAATTTACAGTTCGCAGTGACCTTAATTCAAGATTCATGTCTGATTCAAGTGAATTCTTGTGTCAGATAATCTCTTGAAAGTAGTGATAATTGATCTTATGGACATTAAATCTGGAATATGAGTGAACACAAACTGTATTCAATGTCTTACCAAACTTACATCATTTTTGTTACATTGTGAACAGGGTATAGTTGTCAGATAAAGATGCATATTAACGTATATACAAACAATGAAACAGACAATTTTCtgcatattttttcaaactGTTTTCAATCAACAATTTATTCTGTTAAAgggtaaaatttaatttgtgCAAGACTTAACTCAAATGACTTTTATGTTGTTATTAGACCTTTTTTCACTTAAAACACTgcaattatatcattttaacCTTAAACATGTATTCAAACTGTTCCTATAGTAACTTAAAGAGTTTTACTAAAGCTTACTTTTATGGAAAATGCATTTGTTTGAGTTCTGTATCAAATATttcttgaataaaatatatatcagtaCAATACATTTGAATCTAAAAATTAAACTCAATATGGAAAATAGGTTGCAAATAATATCTTATTATCAACATTGTATAGTTACTCATCTTAGCAAACAAAGGACATGTTTGTTGTTTGAACAGTaacaactttattttctttaatgtcATAGAATACAActcatgaatattttcaactatGTATTAAATAGTCACTTATCTTTACACATGAATTATTGTTCCTTTCTTAACTAAAATACTATGGGAATACCATTGATGTTCTGCGATTAAATACAATTTGGATAAGGTGTATCAAATCTACTTCATAATTGCGCCAGCAGGTCTAAAAGACCTTCTGAATTGTGAAAAcagattaaaatatatgaagaaagataaattaatacatgaacaaattatttacatatttggAATGTcaacaaaacatgaaaacataaaaataatagaacTTCTGGTGAAAGAAGATATACATGAACAATTCATTAACAATGCGAGAATAAACAAACAGTAAAGGTCCATAAATTATAATAACCAAACTGTTAAATGTCCATCTTcttatgcaaaatataaaacatggatttctatttaaaaaatataatataaacaaacagaaGACATCAACAACAATTCAACACCGGTGCCTTATTATTGACAGAAAAACACACGAATGATTGgtttaatatgataaaaaagttcaagcatttatttaagtttgacttttgtataaaaaataaaatggaagaCCAATAAGCTTGTCATATTATGCCAATACTTAATAAAACTATATTAATATAAGCTTCAATATGCTTCTGTTTCAAcacaaacaattgaaatacttcgGAAGAATGCTGATTGCTAACAATTCAAtacaaaatgaatgaaattttagCAAAGacatgacatttttaaaaaaaatggcatttatttacaaatgggTGATACTATAAAAATTGGGACTTTGGATTGAAATAATACtgatgaaattttcaagttaactcttttatacataaatttataaatttatggcTTCCATGGATACAtttctacaaaatttagaaaatttgattagttttattgaatttatatcACATTTTAATTTCTTAGATTTCATTTTCCGAAATTCAGAGCACTATGGCAGCactaaatagttataaaccttttttaaaacaaaaagtatgaaTATTTTCGGCAAGAGAAAAAGGTAGAgaatttggttatttttatcATCTATAATACATATTCTTGGTTCAAACCCATATCATGAGCTTTTTTCATGTGGATTTTCAATGAATCTTCAGTGTTAAAGCCTTTAAGGCAGATTTTACACCTAAAATGCATTTTAAGGTGCACTCCAAGTCCATTAACTGTAGCAAAGCCTCTACTACAAAACTTGCATTTGTAATTGAGCTGCTCTAGATGAACTGTTTTGATCCCAGTGACTTTGTGTGTACCTTGTACTTCTGTGTCTGGTCTTGAGGGTATATCTCCTTCCCAATCAATATCCTTTCCGTGGACTGCGCGTACATGTTTCTGCAAGTCATAGCATACAGAATACTTCTTTTCACAATGTGCACATGCATATGGCCTTTCCTGAGTATGGACACGTTTGAAATGTTGCTCTAGACTGTCATTTCCCCAAAATCTTTTAGTACACAGATTACACTTGAATGGCCTGTACTCTCCATGGTGCATTTTGATATGGCGTTTGAGGTTACCCATGTAAGCAAAGCTCTTCTCACATTGTGGACATTCATAGGAACCCTGTTCTGGACCACTTTGCTGAGGTAGGTCTGCATCGACTACTTTGGTTTCTTCTGGTATATGAGTTGGAATACTATTGACCTTTTCTTTTGTAACATCCTTCAATGGTGGTATATCTGAATCACTTCCCTGTTCACTGCTTCCCGTTGAGGATGTAGATGATGGGGAGTCCAAAGCTAAAAGCAGAAAAGCAAATATTACTAGAGTTGAAAAGTTTATTTACAGTTCCGATATATGCAAGATACATGTGgcttaatttaaatacatttttgcatgttaaattcaattaacaTATGTAATAGGATATTCTGGGGCTTGTGTTTCCTATCCTGTTTCTGTTGGTAAAGGTTTGCTGCTTGAAGTAATTGAACCATGTCAAACATTAAAAAGATTAACAGATGCAATTATGATCACTATTACCGAATAGCTGTGTCACACATGACCAAAGGTATATGAATTATCCACTAATTCAATAACCAATCATGTCCTCTTTTCCTCAATTGTGATAATACCAAATGAGACATTATAAGTATTCCAAACCTTTAACTTGACATGAGCAACATTGCTGTAGCTACTAGTTAGTGTAgccaaaaaaaaagtctttgaaGACCCTAAGTTCACCAACATTTTAGCTGAGGTTAGCATTGCCCATTATCTGTGTAgtgttatttgtgtttttccctttttttattGCCATTGGTATTATGTGTTTGTTCATTGTACCCATGGACCATTGTTGTCTTCTCTCCTGTTTCTGATATTAGTTGTATGaacaggggcagatccagccattttaaaagggggggtcccaactatatgtccccattcaaatgtatTGATTGTCCAAAAAAGGAGGTTCAAATCTCCAGAACCCTCCCCCTGGCTCCACCACACCCGCCCCCTGGCTCCGCCACTGGTGGAGAAGAAAAGGATTGattcaatttataagaatcatGGAACAACCTGGAAACcaaaatttctttcaaattagAATATTTCCAATATTTATGTCTCCCACTTTTCCATTACAAAGATCAGTGAAAAAAAACTTCAATCATTAAGGAACTTTTTTAGCGAAAAAAGTCCTATAAAATAAACTGCTCTTAAATCAAAACCAAACTATCCCAACATTCTATCTTTAGTTTGAAATACAATGGCTTCACTAATACTCATAGGAGACCTAGTTTTGTGGATATGGTTCAAAGataccacaaaattaaataccTAACAGAATACATGTTTCTGGTCACTATTCATAGGAGCGAAtgttcaaataacaaaatctgGACAGTTAGAATAGTTTCTCTATTTATATTAAGTTTAATGCTCATTATATAACATTGctgaattttttgaaatgtttcttttacagatattgtttagaaaattaagcatacatgtatagaaaatattcaaaaattttaaatacagtaACAATTAAGAAAATTTAACATCAAAAGAGTGCCAAAAACTAACTGACTTCTACAATAAACAAGTTGTTTAAAGAAATAGTAGAAATAAGTTTggaaatattatatcatattgTGATTGACTTATTGAATGGTTATATTCTAATATTCTTTAAAACCTTTATTCAGATAAAATTTTCTtatgcaattaaaaaacaaatcatcaaCCTTCCATTCTAGTATATTaaagtcaaaacaaagtttttttggcaaacaaaaataaagattcaaGCATTGGACTTCATGCATGTTCAATATcataggaaaaataaaattaacaataaacatgttatttttgtcaggttaaaaaaaaataatcatgtgTGAAGGACAATAACATGGATCTTTTGTTCATATgtttatcaatacatttaaaaagaaaaaaggatcaggtttcaaaattaagatcaacaaaacttgaaaatttgcCAAAATATAATGAACTACAATtaacatgtacatatttaaaGTGTAAAATTAAAGACCATTTATTAAGACTTGCATCAACTGTATGAATACATGATATTTAAACACTGCATAAGATACTAATTATATGAGATACTTGTTGAATGCATGTTTGCCATGATTGAACAAGTTGAGTTAAATACTTTGACTCATTTATACTAAGcacatatttatgtaaaattaaaccatacatggcctcaaatatttaaatcagGTCTTAGTCATCGCTTAACATACACCCGATGTCAAGTGGTATctaagaaaataaaacttttcatttcaaGAAAGTGTCTAATAAACTGAATACATTAAAAATGTAACTCTATTGAATTAATTTGATGCTGATGGATTTCTTTAAATGTAATTTACAACTGTGTACAATCTTAACTAAGAAATTCTTTATCAAGTGCCTATTATCTATATACAATAGTGTATTCTATACATCTAAATAGGTCAAGGTACATGATTTAAATGCCTGAAAAGGGAAGTTTTccattatagatatatataatatgtgtaTAGTGTATTAAATGTACACAGAAGAACGATTGGATATAC comes from the Mytilus trossulus isolate FHL-02 chromosome 3, PNRI_Mtr1.1.1.hap1, whole genome shotgun sequence genome and includes:
- the LOC134711934 gene encoding zinc finger protein 878-like isoform X2 is translated as MYINMMDFSNDRDALLNYYQDLLVNNQISACKRRKLSDSDPGANDLLSEETRNREISLDSPSSTSSTGSSEQGSDSDIPPLKDVTKEKVNSIPTHIPEETKVVDADLPQQSGPEQGSYECPQCEKSFAYMGNLKRHIKMHHGEYRPFKCNLCTKRFWGNDSLEQHFKRVHTQERPYACAHCEKKYSVCYDLQKHVRAVHGKDIDWEGDIPSRPDTEVQGTHKVTGIKTVHLEQLNYKCKFCSRGFATVNGLGVHLKMHFRCKICLKGFNTEDSLKIHMKKAHDMGLNQEYVL
- the LOC134711934 gene encoding zinc finger protein 878-like isoform X1 is translated as MRILVKHREENQYSSFKIKRPRMYINMMDFSNDRDALLNYYQDLLVNNQISACKRRKLSDSDPGANDLLSEETRNREISLDSPSSTSSTGSSEQGSDSDIPPLKDVTKEKVNSIPTHIPEETKVVDADLPQQSGPEQGSYECPQCEKSFAYMGNLKRHIKMHHGEYRPFKCNLCTKRFWGNDSLEQHFKRVHTQERPYACAHCEKKYSVCYDLQKHVRAVHGKDIDWEGDIPSRPDTEVQGTHKVTGIKTVHLEQLNYKCKFCSRGFATVNGLGVHLKMHFRCKICLKGFNTEDSLKIHMKKAHDMGLNQEYVL